The DNA region AAGAACACTGATAAAATATCTAAGTCTAGAATGTTGAATAATGTAGAAtaaatgtagaataaaacatctaaatatagaaatgtatacaaaaaaaaaaaaaaaaaaaagagtacatcaaaattaagtttgtagtttattgtgaaatatactaTGTTTAAATGTCTATTGTGATCAGCAGATTCCCAATCAGTAGAAGCATCTTACCTTACAGTGTATTTGTATTGTGTTGTCCTCAAACTGATAATCGATAACGGAATAGAGATGTGCTCCCTTATTTAACCCAGAGCGTCTCTGTATCTCTAATCTGTCAGTGGAGGATATTATTAGAGCACAaatctttcactctctctctctccttgtctGTCCATGTCTCACACATTAGGTTCATCTCATGGCTCCACGGCTCTttactatctgtctgtctgtctgctgtgcCAGTGGACCATCACTGGTCTGGTTTATCTGCTCAAAGCCGAGTCGTCTGCTATGCTCTGAAATGTCAATATACAGTGgctccaaaaagtatttggacacttaagccgtTCTTAAGCCGATCTTAATTGTATTAGATTGGATTGTTTTGTGATAGAATTTTATTCTATCTTAATTgtattagatataaaaaaaaatctaaacaaatgttGCTAAAGCTTTTCTCGGGACTAACACCACTTTTCTAAAGCAGAGATTTTTCCACACAGGTGTCCTATTGGAATAACCACAGGTGTAGATCATTATGTGAACTATCAACATGTTTCAGTAACATCTGGCAaccagaaaaatgtcaaaattaaagaaatagttcaaacaaaatatgttttattttattttattttttttatttactcatcctcaggccattcaagatggtagtttgtttcttcattggaacagatttggagaaatgtatcaatacatcacttgctcatcaatagatcctctgcagtgaatgggtgacgtcagaatgagagtccaaacagctaataaatacattacaataatccacaagcaatccacaccactccagtccatcatgtGAAGTGAATATGAGTGTGTGTAagaaaaaatccatcattaagacattttaactttaaattgtcgCTTCTAGACAAAAAATGAATCCATAATTCATAATCTGTGTTCTCCAGTGAAAGAAGTCCATCTCCTCTTGTCCccacacatcaaaatccacccacgtatttgtttagaactattttggactgttttcacttgtaagcggtgcttgatctgtgcatatttcattGGATTCAGActagacaatatttttttttactggagaaagcagaTTGAGGACTCATGTTTTAAATGGAAGAgacagttttaagttaaaattgtctataatgatggatttgtttctcacaaactcacagcttttcacttcacaagatgttaactgatgtactgcagtggtgtggattacttgttgattactgtgatgtttttatcagctgtttgtttctccaaatctgttccaatgaagaaagaaactagaatcttgaatggcctgagggtgagtaaatattcagcaatttttcatattttgtgtgaagtatttctttaattctgacatttttctggTTACCAGATGTAAGTGgctccactggtgagcaagtgatgcaatacatttctaataaatgcttacattaaagttcacttaagaaagaatgttttcctctgggtgtattgtgtgtgtgtgtgtgtgtgtgtgtgtgtgtgtgtgtgtgtgtgtgtgttttaaatccaGCAGCTGTCGAGCAGCAGGGCCACATTCCTCTCCTCACAGACCCCCCTGCAGCGCTGAAGCTTCTCACCCAAACCCTGATCCACTCATCCTGACCTAGAAAAACACTGACACAGCATGAAGGGCTCACTTAATTTGTGCAATTACTATGAATATGTATTTTTGGAATAGTACAGTAAAGATAGAGCATGCCTGAAGAAGAGACAGCACGGCTTATTAGGGTAAAAACTGTATATCATCATATTTCcccagttgattgattacattaagaattgcaaaccttttttatattacaagtttttaatgttatgtttaaatatgcaaatgtggcATTATCTAACTGaatatgcactcatttgcataattttccagaacagaaatctgaagtTTCTGTAAAGTtctgttaggtttttttttttttttaggaaattgaTTTTAGAAATCGGTGTTATCactttataaatctgaaaatactGTCACcgtgtttttaggaataaaatgttgaataaaaccAGGCGACTGATATATGGATAAACTcctctgtaaatataaatatgaatacagtatagaagtatataaatgtatggtgtatgtaagtgctgctgataTGGAGATTTCtgactcattttgagaaaacggaCTGTAAAGATATGCACTGTATCTGAAGTGTACAGTCGTAAATAGatgtaataaacacttaaaagtgtattttggatgtttttgttcCATTAGTTTGAAACAACTTTTCATGTTATGAAAAGCTGTATAACCCAAAATCTCCAAACTAACCAGTGCATGAAGAATCAATGTTTTTGCCTGTCACACCTCATCATATTTCAGTGTTGGTTTTATGAAGCCACTTGTTACAGTGGCCTGTAACACTAGTCCTGACCTTAGATCAACAAACCAGCATGTTTCCATCACATAGGGtcaatgttataaaaatatatttagactaaAGTCAGACTGACGTCATACAACAGCAGCTACACTCTGCCAGATCAGTCATTCATTCAGTCCTCATGTGTGCCAGAGAACCTGCATCAGGGTTTTATCTATCTGGATCATGTCAACAGATGCTTCTCAGTAAGTGTTGCTtcaccctcaaaaaaaaaaaaaaaattatatatatatatatattacattagatAGACATTTGAGCAGCTGAAATTCTTCATCCTAAACATTACTCCACATGATTTTTGAGTCAGTCTGCCCTCTGCTGGGGATCTGCACTGTCATCAAATCAATTGTGACTTTTTGAAGTGTATTATGTAACCCAGGGATTCCCAAACTCTTTGTCAGTGAAACTCTtttgatctaaaatatttattcgaagtacccctgagattttaagctaatattttaataatttaacaacacattttcatCTTCAGAGTTCTCTAATGTTGGGTAATGTTGGctaatattaaatttttcttatgtatgtgtgtttattttgatcgttttattttttatttatataaatatatttaaatatttaattaatgaggACTAACCCACCCACAATCTTTTGGGAAACCTGACAAaatataattagggctgtcaaatgattaatcacgattaatcacatgcaaaataaaagttttgtttacataatatatgtgtgtatactgtgtatatttattatgtatatataaatacacacacatgcatgtatatatttaagaagaatatgttatgtttatatattaaatatatttatatataatataagatataagaatataaatatataaatgtatatacatgtaaatattttctaaatacataatttatttgtgtgtatttatatatacataataaatataccctgtaaacatacatatattatgtaaacaaaacttttattttggatgtgattaatcgtgattaatcatttgacagccctaaatataatataactgattaaatataactttataatatattattaaatatgtacgataatttcttaaaaatttaacacgttgtaaatacatgtaaatacatatatacattattaataaattaatgaataatgaaaatatacaaacattggCTGCTGTATAAAAATGAAGGCTACCAATGCACTAATTAGGCATAACTTtccatttatacatatattactaTGTATAACTTATTACTTTccatttattacatattattgcttTAGTTACCTGGaggatttattataaatatatatatatatttttttttggcatttatgcattttatttagatAGGACAGTAGGTCGACAGGAAGTGGGTGAGAGAGAGGGGGCTGGGATCTGGAAAGGTCCGCGAGCTGGGACTCGAACTTGGGACGCCCAAAGCGCAACGTTGCTACATGTTGGATTCGCAGTTTATTAACAGAGATCATTCAGGCAAGTATCTGTTTACTGTTTATTAAACACAAGAGCAGCAGGTTAAAGAGGCGCGCTGAATTCATCAGGCTCACACTCgtctgctattttaacatagtttacaCACACATGGTCTCTCTGCTTCTCACATGCCTCTGTCAATGACGCACACAATCTTCTGGAATGTGTCTGGAGAGAAACGGGACAACCACAGtccagagaaaaaaacaaacatcataacCTGAAGTTTTCTGCTTTCtgctctttttgtgtgtgtgtgtgttttcatttcgCTTGAAGAGACGGTCCATCCAAAAGTACacattctgtcaccatttacttagctcatgttgttccaaacccgaatgactttcttctatgaaacacaaaagatactttgaagaatgttgataaaaACAGAACAATCTGAGAAAATAAGGAACACCTTTGTACCGTATTtaccctaaagggtgcatattagtaccgaaaatctacatatttgtacctttccTGCAGTGTTTATTATCAGAGCTCAGCTGTTCATTTCACTAGCTTATTTCTCTCATGACTCGTGAGTGTGTTTGAGCGTGAATCCGTATCTATGCAGTCTGGCTGCCACCGTGTGCCGCCTCTAACCCCATTGAAACCGCAGAGACACGCCTTTGGGAAAAGATGCCACAACATGTCCAGGTGCGGACTGATGCATTATGTAACTGGGAGAGACATTCAAGAGGAGTCAAACAAGGCAACCTTATTCACTTTGAACATTATGACATAACTACAcatttatagcacttatatactTCTGAAGGAATTGCGACATAGCAAATTTAAGCTTAGCAACCTCTACAGAACAATTAGTAGCCTGTATTTTGGTCTAATTACAGTTaaacactatatacacacacacactcaaagaggACTTTATTCTGAAAGTGCTGTGCACAAGCCATTGCGTACATGTGGTGAGGTCCAGCAGGCTGTAAGGAAGCTGCCAGACTGCTGAGTCATCTCAAGACTGTGGCTTTTTTTAACAGAGCCTCCTCAGAAGCTCTGGCTCTAGGGTTTTCCACACAGACAATCTGTCTATTATTGCAAGGCCCGCAGGCACAGCCCAGGGCACTGAACGGCCTGGAGATGAGACCAGAGCTATACTGGAGACAGTCGAATATGGCAGTCGCTTCTTCAATGCTGCTTACACACTCAGCAGGGGATGTTAGTGGAAAGTCCCTTTGTTTGAGTGCACTGGTTAATTTGGAACGGATGGCAAAGTCATAATCGCAGAGTCATACGAATAGAGTTGAGCGGTGAGGCGTTCAAAATGTTCTTTGCCTCGttcattatactttattttacagaatgaAGTTTATTTAGTggcttaaattaattttatgttactCAGTGGCTGACATGATTGGCTTGTCAAAAAATGTTATATTCACCTGTCACAAATTCATTGACTTCTGAAAATcgagtttcttttttgtttttgttttttttcccaggaaaggataatgaacaaacaaagatgttttaattGTCTCTTATAACAAAGATCTTTTAAACCCATGCAGATCCTGTTGTAAATAATAGTGAAATAACATTGAAAAATTACTAGAAATTAACTGTTgtaaacaataatgaaaaattacCCCTAGCATattgtcaggattatggacttgtcaatgtgtgtttttgcccctgtgatcCAGTTTTGTCTTCCattgattgtgttaatttgatcccaggtgtgtctagtttcttccccttgtgttccatgtccccgttaatttagtcattccggacacctgtgtttccccaattattcCTGCCTTTAAATACCCTAgtccagggttattcaaatcttaccctcaagggccagtgcactgcagagtttagctccaaccctgatcaaacacacctacctgtgattttctaatgatcctgaagacactgattagcatgctcaggtgtgtttgatcagggttggagctaaactgtgcagtgcactggccctcgagggtaagatttgaatagcCCTGCCCTAGTctattcagtttagttttgtcgggtctaccagttatatatatatatatatatatatatatatatatatatatatatatatatatatatatatatatatatatatatatatggtgtgtatatgtgtgtattattttaatatatatatgatataatatttctaatatgctgaatcaataatgattttttttttttttttgtggaaacaatacttttttttcaggtttctctgATAAATGGGAATTTTGATAGATCAGCAATTGTTtgcaatataaatcttttctaactaTTCAAATGTCTTAACCATCtcttaatttaatgttttctgaatatAAGTAGTAATtgtgaaatgtatataaatataaactgcatatttaaaatataatatataatttgacgtttaaatatacataaacataaaaatgcatatttaaacatacaattatataatatctCTATATTTGTTGCTATCTTTAATATGAAAcatggtttgtttttttacatatgtCTTTTTAACTGTTATGTGTCTCATGGCCACCATAATAACATTGTAACAGCTGGAACAACAGcgtaaaaacaacataaacattttGGACCCTGACTCTTTTTACTTTAGTCAAACTGGAACTGATGCTCAGTGATGATAGATAGTATCTACTTTATGTGTAGTGATTTATCAATGCTCTTTATGCTTCAGACTGAGTAACCCCTCAGAGTAATTAGTTGTATATTACAGTTTGCATATAACATTGTTTTTCCCTGCTCTTCATAATCAGATCTGACCCCTCACTTAAGTACTACATGTGAGGATTTCATCAGATTCTCAGTGACTTTGAACGGATCTTTCACGGTCTCTCAtttaattttgagatttattaAGATTAAGATAACAAACCGGTTATGACATGTTTCAGATTAATACTACACTTCCCTTCATGCCTCAATTTGTTAATGCAGCACTGCACATATTACTGCACAATAGCAAAACATATTCATCCTGACGAAAAAGCCCTGTTTGACAACTTCTTTGATGGCCTTGCTGTGAAAAGAAGGAATGGCGGGACATTATTAGTCAGTGAGGCCATTGTCCGGGCATGTGCCGCAGAGACACTTGAGGTTGAGAGTCGAGAAAGCGACTGAGAGCTAAAACACTTCTTCTAATTAGCATTAAAAATCCTGCTGTCGCCTCGGGCTTCGAGAAACTAATTAAGAGAGATTCACACCGATATGCCTTACAAAgccacaaaataattatttttatttaaacaatgtgtaCCTAATCACATAATGTGCAGAACACATTtcctctataatattttttaaccatCACAACACAGACGTTTATTTTCTAACTTTGGCAACAGCTTGGTAGAATTTGGAGAAAATTGTAGTAATAACAGCATTGCccagtgaaaaagaaaataaaaacacatctatCAAGTTTTCCGTACAGTCAGGATACATTCCAAGGAACAGCAGTCTGGTTTTCCTGCCGTGCTATGTGTGCAGATGAAAACCTTTACAAGTGAATGAGTCCAGATTCACTGTTCAAATACTTATGAAATGTTAAACAGTGCAGCTGTGAGTCATACTTCATCTATGGTTAATGTCTCCTAAAGCAGCATCATGCTTTCACTTATAATACTGAGTGTAAGTCCTCCATTTAGCATGAGGTAAATGTGTCTCTTAAAAGTGTAAAGTCCATGCCAAAATCCACACTGGCATTGTGAGGAGTGAACTTAGCATTGAATTATGGTGAAGAGCAATCCATTGGGTCTCTGTTGTTGTTGACCTCTTAAGTAAAAGTGCATGGAAAAACTCCACTGTGTACAAAACATCTATGGCCCAACACCCACATGTACAAATCCACCCCGCTGTGTCTGTGAGCAGGCCAAAAGTTGTCACTCTGAAAAATGGTGGaagcacaaaagaaaagaaatatgtgAGTTGTAAAGTTCTCTGCGTTTTTCATCAGGTGTTTCCTTAACATTGGGCTCCTGCCTTCACTTTCTTTTCcacagtttctctctcttttggatCCAATCCTGTGTCTAGGTGGAGAAATCTGGGGGATACAACAGTTATACTGCATTAGTGGAACATTTCAATACTTATGAGATGTGGAAGGAATTACAGATGCATCCAgttaaatccatttttttattcatatttttccatGCACAAATGGAAATGGCATAAAATCTAATTCTGGCTATCCAAATTGGGTATTAGTAATGCAtgattgcaaattatttttaaagccaAGAAAATCTAATATCTAGTTTAAATCCACGTTTCATTCAGCATTATCTAATTGCTTTTGCTTTATGGATGGGGGCTGATCAAGCATGAATGCCTTTTAAATACTTAAAGAATGGGCACAAACTGTCTTTTGGATTTTCTAATAAAATTTGGAACCAAAGGGGAtcaaataataactttaaaacaTCCTATTGCATAACACgaaaaacacaacagaattttgtatacatttattagtGTATGTGCTTTGGAAACccttttgaatttaattaatggCAGGACAATTACTTTGTgagttattggtgttttttttttaaaaaaaaatctttttttttttttttatcctgaatAACATCTGCTATTCATTTACTGGATCGAGATCTATGAAAGACACACTGAAATTCATGACTAAATATTCCTTTATAGTCCTAAGAGGCTTTACTAAAGGTTTTGCATGGAATAGCTGCCTGAGTCccaaaaaaaagataagaatttCCAATTGGAATTTTGATGATAATTTGGAACCGATTCTAAAGGATCATATTGGGAATTTGCTTAAAATtccaacacataaaacaaaagtaggcctattacaaaaatatttaatgcgCATCACCATTAGGAAAACTACTCACATGGAACatcaaattgaataaaaaaaaaaaaaaaaattaattttagaatcGGTTCCAAATTATCATCAAAATTCCAATTGGaaattcttatcttttttttggGACTCAGGCAGCTATTCCATGCAAAACCTTTAGTAAAGCCTCTTAGGACTATAAAGGAATATTTAGTCATGAATTTCCGTGTGTCTTTCATAGATCTCGATCCAGTAAATGAATAGCAGATGTTATTCAGGATAATAGGTTCCCGAGAACGCGTGAACGCTTCTCCATACTAGGAGCACATAAGCAGCCCTTCCAgaataaacatcaaaatcagCTGTGTTTACCCTCAAAGCTCGACGTCTCCCTCGCCGCAGCTGCCCAGATGTGACAAATGTCTGTTCCTGCCGGTCTGAACGGCGACGCGGTTTTTGAAGCGCACCAGCGCGAGCGCGATCTCCGCGTTCCACGCCGTTCCCTCCTGCTGGCACCTGAAGTCAATCTCCTTCCCGCCGTTCATCACGATGGTGAAGTACACCAGACCCCGTTTATACTCCACGCAGTCCAGCGTGGTCATCTGCTCGAAGCGCATCTCTTTACTGCTCTCGCCTTTACAGTCGTACAGCCGGAGCCCGTCCTCCGACAGAACGCAACGCTTCTTCTTCCACAGCTGCAGAAGTCCATTACTCCTCTTCTCCAGATAGCCGTCCTTCATGACTTTACACTGGTTCATTCTGAATGAAGGTTGGTGTGAAACCAAAAACTATCGTTAATCAGAATCGGCGAAGCGTTCGCTGCTGTTTTCGCGTAGCGTTAACGACATTGCACGCAAACGCGCGTAACCGCTGTGCGCCcactacatacagtatacaacgCCTTCATGTACTTCGTTTCTGCTGAAAATGAGCCCTGTAAAGAACCCGTTCCTGATTCTAACGCATCGTCGCTGCATTGCCGCCAGGCTCCTCATTGGCTAAAGATCAATTTCCGActtttatatattgttacagtCTACTTGGAAGTCGCGTAATCTGGGCATGTTGGTACTTGCTCCCCTGAAAGCGACTCTTCTCGTGTTTCTGAAGGTTCTTTCCCCCCCACCCGGTCGTGACGTCATGGGGATTAGTCCTACTTTAACTGCACTCTggaatgctgctgctgttgcctGATAAACATTAGCTCGTGCGTCCATTCATGTCATGACATCTTTACTTCAGGGCCTTTCTTTTATTCCACTGAATCACTTTGACGGGACACTTAACGTCTGactgctgttattattattagtcccTCAGTcaaaacgctttttttttttttaaacagaatttctttcataaattagAACCAGAAGatcctattaatatttttatatagcctACGATCCCAGTACAACACAAAAATTAAACTAGATCTTTTGTAAAACTGGTAATAGGGTTCCGAtgataattgctttttttttttttattagtctccATACgagaaaaataatcatttatttccTACAGTTCTACTAAAAACAAGGTTTCAAAACATGTAAttacagaacattaaaataaaagggttctggtgaaaaattacatatcacatagaaaactgtaaaaattaaattaaattaaatctaaataaataaatagaaagaaagaaaacaatatagGATAGTTTGAATATTTACTTTTCAAACACACTActtcaaatatttttctgtttaataactCAGGCCAAATTTTCCCATTAACTTTCAGTGCACTTGCAATTTTTAAGCTATACCAAAAAACCTTACCAAATCATTGAATGGACATAGTCTACGGCTGGTGGAGGTTTGTGGCTTGTTTTTTGGTGCCATGTCATACATCACTTAAACAATGTACCTTCCCAAATAATTGAAGTATTTGCCTATGGACtatattttatcatttgcatgtcatactatacagtcgtggccaaaagttttgagaattacataaatattggaaattggaaaagttgctgcttaagtttttataatagcaatttgcatatactccagaatgttatgaagagtgatcagatgaattgcatagtccttctttgccatgaaaattaacttaatcccaaaaaaaaacctttccactgcatttcaattgctgtcattaaaggacctgctgagatcatttcagtaatcatcttgttaactcaggtgagaatgttgacgagcacaaggctggagatcattatgtcaggctgattgggttagaatggcagacttgacatgttaaaaggagggtgatgcttgaaatcattgttctttccattgttaaccatggtgacctgcaaagaaacgtgtgcagccatcattgcgttgcataaaaatggcttcacaggcaaggatattgtggctactaagattgcacctaaatcaacaatttataggttcatcaagaacttcaaggaaagaggttcaattcttgtaaagaaggcttcggggcgtccaagaaagtccagcaagcgccaggatcgtctcctaaagaggattcagctgcgggatcggagtgccaccagtgcagagcttgctcaggaatggcagcaggcagtgatgcgaagacttttggaagatggcccggtgtcaagaagggcagcaaagaagccacttctctccaaaaaaaacatcagggacagattgatcttctgcagaaagtatagtgaatggactgctgaggactggggcaaagtcatattctcagatgaagcccctttccgattgtttggggcatctggaaaaaggcttgtccggagaagaaaaggtgagcgctaccatcagtcctgtgtcatgccaacattaaagcatcctgacaccattcatgtgtggggttgcttctcatccaagggagtgggctcactcacaattctgcccaaaaacacagccatgaataaagaaaggtaccaaaacaccctccaacagcaacttcttccaacaacccaacaacagtttggtgaagaacaatgcattttccagcacgatggagcaccgtgccataaggcaaaagtgataactaagtggctcggggaccagaatgttgaaattttgggtccatggcctggaaactccccagatcttaatcccattgagaacttgtggtcaatcctcaagaggcaggtggtcaaacaaaaacccactaattctgacaaactccaagaagttattatgaaagaatgggttgctatcagtcgggatttggcccagaagttgattgagagcatgcccagtcgaattgcagaggtcctgaaaaagaagggccaacactgcaaatactgactctttgcataaatgtcatgtaattgtcgataaaagcctttgaaacgtatgaagtgcttggaattatattttagtacatcacagaaacaactgaaacaaagatctaaaagcagtttagcattagaaaactaatatttatgtaattctcaaaacttttggccacgactgtacatgtcAGCAAATATGCAAAGTAGCCTGTATGCATAGTTGTAACGTAAAAATGTATGACGTtgtcactttatttattatttggtgttttgtttttgaatgcctGATTAAATAAATCCATTACGAATTTGCTGAAAATACTTAAAGAGTCTTTTTACTTTGTTCAAATCAGAAAGTCTTTCTTCTGTGTCTCAAACTCGTGAGCAGGAAGTGAAACTCATCCGATAGTGTTGTCCTCACTGATACAACTAAAATGGAATGATGAACATGTTTGAAAGTCACTGTTGGTCGTGAGAAGTAGGCGCTCTTTTCATAGCTGAGATATTGCAGGACATTATTGTGCATTCTGTCCACTAGAAGACaatctttactttactttactttactctTCTTAGCATTCGAATCTCAATTAGGAGGGTCCATGCCATGTTGTTTCAAGAGTATCAGGccacacattaaataataataataaaaaattgctcTAACAACCAGTGTCATCAGTCTTACATTATCACTGGAAATTACAAAGATGTCGGCTACTTGAATTGTGATGAAACATTCATCCACATTTGCTACAAATAGAATGCTACAGCAGGATTTTAATGCTATGAATGAAACCTGTATTAATGGctgtataatttgtaaatatttgccTGTCTGTCTTTCACATACGGAATGTGTATAGGTGGTTCATGTTGGTCCATGTA from Cyprinus carpio isolate SPL01 chromosome B23, ASM1834038v1, whole genome shotgun sequence includes:
- the LOC109048631 gene encoding pleckstrin homology-like domain family A member 3; the protein is MNQCKVMKDGYLEKRSNGLLQLWKKKRCVLSEDGLRLYDCKGESSKEMRFEQMTTLDCVEYKRGLVYFTIVMNGGKEIDFRCQQEGTAWNAEIALALVRFKNRVAVQTGRNRHLSHLGSCGEGDVEL